From a single Streptomyces sp. NBC_00237 genomic region:
- a CDS encoding AI-2E family transporter, which yields MSGMLSSVKSAAALRRVARISLDLLLVLVTVAAVLWLVGQMWSVFWPIVVALLLTTLTWPPARFLRRHGWRPAPAAGLVTLVFLLVVAGVVTVIAMPVASQAGQLSDSVVAGIQQVREWASGPPLNIGDDQITSALDEAVKRIQDSAGSVLTAFGTGVSTVVNGLVTAVLAVFLMFFFLKDGSRFLPWLARQLPGRAATDLPVVAKRCWRTLGTFVRSQALVGLLDAVFIGIGLWILGVPLVLPLVVLTFVSAFVPIVGALFAGFVCVLIAWVSNGFADALIVLAIIVVVQQLEGNVFQPMIQSRGLGLHAGVVLMVVVLGGNLAGVVGSLLAVPVAALLAVIWNYLRDQLDSPAPEPSDGTVPLP from the coding sequence ATGTCCGGCATGTTGAGTTCTGTGAAATCCGCCGCCGCTCTCCGACGGGTGGCCCGTATATCTCTGGATCTGCTGCTGGTCCTGGTAACAGTCGCAGCAGTGCTGTGGCTGGTGGGGCAGATGTGGTCGGTGTTCTGGCCGATCGTCGTGGCCCTCCTCCTCACCACCCTCACCTGGCCGCCCGCGCGCTTCCTGCGTCGGCACGGCTGGCGTCCGGCCCCGGCCGCGGGACTGGTCACGCTGGTCTTCCTGCTGGTCGTCGCGGGCGTCGTGACGGTGATCGCGATGCCGGTGGCGTCCCAGGCGGGGCAGCTCAGCGACAGCGTGGTCGCAGGCATCCAGCAGGTGCGGGAATGGGCCTCGGGGCCGCCGCTGAACATCGGTGACGACCAGATCACCAGCGCGCTCGACGAAGCGGTCAAGCGCATCCAGGACAGTGCGGGCAGTGTGCTCACCGCCTTCGGAACCGGTGTCAGCACCGTGGTCAACGGTCTGGTCACCGCGGTCCTCGCGGTGTTCCTGATGTTCTTCTTCCTCAAGGACGGCTCGCGCTTCCTGCCGTGGCTGGCCCGCCAGCTTCCGGGCCGGGCCGCCACCGACCTCCCGGTCGTGGCCAAGCGGTGCTGGCGCACCCTGGGCACCTTCGTACGGTCGCAGGCCCTGGTGGGGCTCCTGGACGCCGTGTTCATCGGCATCGGCCTGTGGATCCTGGGCGTGCCGCTGGTGCTGCCGCTGGTCGTGCTGACGTTCGTCTCCGCGTTCGTACCGATCGTCGGAGCCCTGTTCGCGGGCTTCGTCTGCGTGCTCATCGCCTGGGTGTCGAACGGCTTCGCGGACGCCCTGATCGTTCTGGCGATCATCGTGGTGGTCCAGCAGCTGGAGGGCAACGTCTTCCAGCCGATGATCCAGAGCCGAGGACTCGGACTGCACGCGGGCGTGGTCCTCATGGTGGTGGTGCTGGGCGGCAACCTGGCCGGTGTGGTGGGCAGCCTGCTGGCGGTGCCCGTCGCCGCGCTGCTGGCCGTCATCTGGAACTACCTCCGCGACCAGCTCGACAGCCCCGCACCCGAGCCTTCGGACGGGACCGTACCGCTTCCCTGA
- a CDS encoding oxygenase MpaB family protein has protein sequence MTLQDTPPSGTRSGPPASPDSRFASFFDDPRWALAMIRATVLEAAHPAIGAALIENSTFVAHPWRRLRNTFLSMQRMVGADEQTREREAARLNRMHARLKGTDARNRPYDAMDPGARAWVVATLFESSVTMFRLSGQPLEQEFMEELYAEFQDMLGEMGDEPGHLPETLTAFWPYYDKVVAEELENTEAMRVILYKLFDHLPAPPLLSGLPTLWATGRALVAPVVGAIAVASLPEPFRRRAGLPEMPGAHTLMQGAYLAVGLTRFLPARWIAPENVISLLSLTPDSDDPRARTVAALHSRVKRAGALLRLLSPLPDRPEPTGYATPTGYATPPTATAHRHDAEDFFRQVLDQTGNGSLDWPDLAAMARELASRLDLDEPEETRLYQAFADWWRELQAALDTDGDGSVSAQEYAAAAPSLAGPALIRVAEVLFDVTDKDGSQHIDADEYRALFRTAFHREATGADGATYTRSAFVKEFLAFMSGRQRTTPFDPLLAEA, from the coding sequence GTGACCCTCCAGGACACACCCCCTTCCGGTACCCGAAGCGGCCCTCCGGCAAGTCCGGACTCGCGGTTCGCCTCGTTCTTCGACGACCCCCGGTGGGCCCTGGCCATGATCCGGGCGACGGTGCTGGAAGCCGCGCACCCGGCGATCGGCGCGGCCCTCATCGAGAACTCCACGTTCGTCGCCCACCCGTGGCGGCGCCTGCGCAACACCTTCCTCAGCATGCAGCGCATGGTCGGGGCCGACGAGCAGACGCGGGAGCGCGAGGCGGCGCGGCTGAACCGCATGCACGCCCGGCTGAAGGGGACCGACGCCAGGAACCGGCCGTACGACGCCATGGACCCCGGTGCGCGCGCCTGGGTGGTGGCCACCCTCTTCGAAAGCTCCGTCACGATGTTCCGGCTGAGCGGGCAGCCCCTGGAGCAGGAGTTCATGGAGGAGCTGTACGCCGAGTTCCAGGACATGCTCGGCGAAATGGGCGACGAGCCCGGCCACCTGCCCGAGACCCTCACCGCGTTCTGGCCGTACTACGACAAGGTGGTGGCCGAGGAGCTGGAGAACACGGAGGCGATGCGCGTCATCCTGTACAAGCTCTTCGACCACCTCCCCGCTCCCCCGCTGCTGAGCGGCCTGCCCACCCTGTGGGCGACGGGCCGGGCCCTGGTCGCCCCCGTCGTCGGGGCGATCGCCGTGGCTTCGCTCCCCGAGCCCTTCCGCCGTCGCGCGGGGCTGCCCGAGATGCCCGGCGCGCACACCCTGATGCAGGGCGCCTACCTGGCCGTCGGGCTGACCCGCTTCCTGCCCGCGCGCTGGATCGCGCCGGAGAACGTCATCAGCCTGCTCTCCCTGACACCCGACAGCGACGACCCGCGCGCCCGCACCGTCGCGGCCCTGCACTCCCGGGTGAAGCGGGCCGGTGCCCTGCTCAGGCTCCTCTCCCCGCTTCCCGACCGGCCGGAACCCACCGGGTACGCGACGCCCACCGGGTACGCGACGCCGCCGACCGCGACCGCGCACCGGCACGACGCGGAGGACTTCTTCCGGCAGGTGCTGGACCAGACCGGCAACGGCTCCCTGGACTGGCCGGATCTCGCCGCCATGGCCCGCGAGCTCGCGAGCCGTCTGGACCTGGACGAACCCGAGGAGACCCGGCTCTACCAGGCGTTCGCGGACTGGTGGCGGGAGCTCCAGGCGGCCCTCGACACCGACGGCGACGGCAGCGTCAGCGCCCAGGAGTACGCCGCCGCCGCGCCCTCCCTCGCCGGGCCCGCGCTCATCAGGGTGGCCGAGGTCCTCTTCGACGTGACCGACAAGGACGGCAGCCAGCACATCGACGCCGACGAGTACCGGGCCCTGTTCCGCACCGCGTTCCACCGCGAGGCCACGGGGGCCGACGGTGCGACGTACACCCGCAGCGCCTTCGTGAAGGAGTTCCTCGCGTTCATGTCGGGCCGTCAGCGCACCACCCCGTTCGACCCGCTGCTCGCCGAGGCGTGA
- the uppS gene encoding polyprenyl diphosphate synthase, with amino-acid sequence MQQEADRGSPSSASDPRYGETGGQRRVPRHVACVMDGNGRWAQSRSQPRTFGHSAAEAAVIDVIEAARSAGVGWLSLYAFSTENWGRPSNEVDFLMRLVRRVVRKHAFFLHARGIRCRFLGVSDPRIPVALAQDFDDLMTLTGDNRGMTLTVAFDHGGRRDIVEAARSLLRSGTPADAVTEQTFADHLPYPDTPDVDLVIRTSGEQRISNFMLWQVAYAEWVFPPVLWPDFRASHFLASLHAYRLRDRRFGGVLPNEIGATRP; translated from the coding sequence ATGCAGCAGGAAGCTGATCGGGGGAGCCCCTCCTCCGCCTCGGATCCTCGGTACGGGGAGACCGGCGGGCAGCGTCGGGTGCCTCGGCACGTCGCCTGCGTCATGGACGGCAACGGCAGGTGGGCGCAGTCGCGTTCGCAGCCGCGGACCTTCGGGCACAGCGCCGCGGAGGCAGCCGTGATCGACGTCATCGAGGCGGCGCGATCGGCCGGAGTGGGGTGGCTGAGCCTGTACGCGTTCTCCACCGAGAACTGGGGACGGCCGAGCAACGAGGTCGACTTCCTGATGCGGTTGGTGCGGCGCGTGGTGCGCAAGCACGCGTTCTTCCTGCACGCACGGGGCATCCGCTGCCGCTTCCTCGGCGTGAGCGATCCGCGCATTCCCGTCGCACTGGCCCAGGACTTCGACGACTTGATGACGCTGACGGGCGACAACCGGGGCATGACCCTGACCGTGGCCTTCGACCACGGCGGACGCCGGGACATCGTCGAGGCCGCGCGCTCGCTCCTGCGCAGTGGGACCCCGGCCGACGCCGTCACCGAGCAGACTTTCGCGGACCACCTTCCGTATCCGGACACGCCCGACGTGGACCTGGTGATCCGCACCTCCGGCGAGCAGCGCATCTCCAACTTCATGCTCTGGCAGGTCGCCTACGCCGAGTGGGTCTTCCCGCCCGTCCTGTGGCCCGACTTCCGCGCCTCCCACTTCCTCGCATCCCTGCACGCCTACCGGCTGCGCGACCGCCGCTTCGGCGGCGTGCTGCCGAACGAGATCGGAGCGACCCGACCGTGA
- a CDS encoding 2'-5' RNA ligase family protein produces MPTPGTTAVLALLPEADPLLDLAAGVDARAVRPGVPAHAALLYPWLAAGRIGAAELDRLRNALVRGAAGADRIPVLLAEAERTGGFVGVPVPELHALATAVRTAFPEQVPYGGRFGQDPPVHVTVALDADADTAADIAHRVTGRLPIRTEVSTVHVVTLTPDGWRGLAKLPLTG; encoded by the coding sequence ATGCCCACACCGGGAACCACGGCCGTCCTGGCACTTCTGCCGGAAGCCGACCCTCTGCTGGACCTCGCCGCCGGGGTGGACGCCCGCGCGGTGCGACCGGGTGTCCCGGCACACGCGGCGCTGCTCTATCCGTGGCTGGCCGCCGGGCGGATCGGTGCGGCGGAGCTGGACCGGCTGCGGAACGCACTGGTGCGGGGCGCGGCGGGAGCAGACCGGATTCCGGTCCTGCTGGCCGAGGCCGAGCGGACCGGTGGGTTCGTCGGCGTCCCGGTGCCCGAACTGCACGCCCTGGCCACCGCCGTGCGCACCGCGTTCCCCGAACAGGTCCCGTACGGGGGCCGGTTCGGGCAGGATCCGCCGGTGCACGTCACCGTGGCACTGGACGCCGACGCCGACACGGCCGCCGACATCGCGCACCGCGTCACCGGCCGCCTGCCGATCCGTACCGAGGTCTCCACCGTGCACGTGGTCACCCTCACGCCCGACGGCTGGCGGGGTCTCGCGAAGCTGCCGCTCACCGGCTGA
- a CDS encoding AAA family ATPase — MEIILVSGPSGSGKTTVARILAESMLSPSVHLHTDDFYAAIKQGAVAPYLPGAHAQNETVTGVTARAAAGYAAGGYHTVVDGVIGPWFLEAYEEAAKAAGVGLTYVVLRPDRQTALDRGTSRSQHPLTDREVLGQIYDGFADLGPHEDNVLDSTGLTAEETAEAVLGLRRDVMAGRDAESG, encoded by the coding sequence ATGGAGATCATTCTGGTGAGTGGGCCCTCGGGGTCGGGGAAGACGACCGTCGCGCGCATCCTGGCCGAGAGCATGCTCTCGCCCAGTGTGCATCTGCACACGGACGACTTCTACGCGGCGATCAAGCAGGGTGCGGTGGCGCCGTACCTGCCGGGGGCACACGCGCAGAACGAGACCGTCACCGGGGTGACCGCCCGGGCGGCCGCCGGATACGCCGCAGGGGGCTATCACACGGTGGTGGACGGGGTGATCGGGCCGTGGTTCCTGGAGGCGTACGAGGAGGCGGCGAAGGCCGCGGGGGTCGGGCTGACGTACGTGGTGCTGCGGCCCGACCGGCAGACCGCGCTCGACCGAGGGACGTCCCGCTCCCAGCACCCGCTCACCGACCGGGAGGTACTCGGCCAGATCTACGACGGTTTCGCCGACCTCGGCCCCCACGAGGACAACGTCCTCGACTCCACCGGACTCACCGCAGAGGAGACGGCGGAGGCGGTACTCGGACTTCGGCGCGACGTCATGGCGGGCCGCGACGCGGAAAGCGGGTGA
- a CDS encoding cytosine permease, with product MTTGVEPTTPRPAPANEAPLTLGQPTPKVLTGLDQGAFWANLGVSLLGFSGMLVVLDPLGTGSPTLSFAAAVTASVVGTLIGTAALGLAAITGARTGAPSMVLLRGLFGAKASYLPTVLNVLQMVGWAVFELVVISTGLKILARQVFGDPGPGWLYVLVAGAVTTALTLRPLGALRIIRRYVTVAVVLAILYLGWDLAGRGIPMEGGSWKDFWFAADSVIAVSISWLPLVADYARHSRSEKEAFGGLVVGQTLAGIAGSVLGVAALAMIAFDSTDPYKVFDPFTATSVGVVCFGVLVLREVDQSFANVYSTAVSAQNLLPRADRRVLCLISGSLATGLALLVNMDSYASFLYLIGAVFIPMFAVLVVDFFVLGGHRTWDVSEQAPTRWVMLVPWALGFAAYQLIAPTKIAGWSDFWAWLQDTVGLTVQPWMSASLLSFAVAAVATLAVGRRRRHVLSVPGSHPGP from the coding sequence GTGACGACCGGCGTCGAACCCACCACCCCGAGACCGGCCCCGGCGAACGAGGCTCCGCTCACCCTCGGCCAGCCCACGCCCAAGGTCCTGACCGGCCTCGACCAGGGCGCCTTCTGGGCCAACCTGGGCGTCAGCCTGCTCGGCTTCAGCGGCATGCTGGTCGTCCTGGACCCGCTGGGCACCGGCAGTCCGACCCTGTCGTTCGCCGCCGCCGTCACCGCGTCCGTCGTCGGCACCCTGATCGGCACCGCCGCCCTCGGCCTCGCCGCCATCACCGGGGCCCGCACCGGCGCGCCCTCGATGGTCCTGCTGCGCGGCCTGTTCGGCGCGAAGGCGTCCTACCTGCCGACCGTCCTCAACGTGCTCCAGATGGTCGGCTGGGCCGTCTTCGAGCTGGTCGTCATCTCCACCGGCCTGAAGATCCTGGCCCGTCAGGTCTTCGGCGACCCGGGACCCGGCTGGCTGTACGTGCTCGTCGCGGGCGCGGTGACGACCGCGCTCACGCTCCGCCCGCTGGGCGCCCTGCGCATCATCCGCCGTTACGTCACCGTCGCCGTCGTCCTGGCCATCCTCTACCTGGGCTGGGACCTGGCGGGGCGCGGCATCCCGATGGAGGGCGGCTCCTGGAAGGACTTCTGGTTCGCGGCCGACAGCGTGATCGCCGTATCGATCTCCTGGCTGCCGTTGGTCGCCGACTACGCGCGGCACTCCCGCAGCGAGAAGGAGGCGTTCGGCGGCCTGGTCGTCGGCCAGACCCTCGCGGGCATCGCGGGCTCGGTCCTCGGCGTGGCCGCCCTCGCCATGATCGCGTTCGACAGCACCGACCCGTACAAGGTCTTCGACCCCTTCACCGCCACCAGCGTCGGCGTGGTCTGCTTCGGTGTCCTGGTGCTGCGCGAGGTCGACCAGTCCTTCGCGAACGTGTACTCCACCGCGGTCTCCGCCCAGAACCTGCTGCCCCGGGCCGACCGCCGCGTCCTGTGCCTGATCAGCGGCAGCCTGGCCACCGGTCTGGCGCTCCTGGTGAACATGGACAGCTACGCCAGCTTCCTCTACCTGATCGGCGCGGTCTTCATCCCGATGTTCGCCGTCCTGGTCGTGGACTTCTTCGTCCTCGGCGGCCACCGCACCTGGGACGTCTCCGAGCAGGCCCCCACCCGCTGGGTCATGCTCGTGCCCTGGGCACTCGGCTTCGCCGCCTACCAGCTGATCGCCCCCACGAAGATCGCGGGCTGGTCCGACTTCTGGGCCTGGCTCCAGGACACCGTGGGTCTCACCGTCCAGCCCTGGATGAGCGCTTCCCTGCTCTCCTTCGCGGTGGCCGCCGTCGCCACCCTCGCGGTGGGCCGAAGGCGTCGGCACGTTTTGAGTGTGCCCGGGTCGCATCCCGGCCCGTGA
- the tenA gene encoding thiaminase II produces MTTTFCDELWTDTAGIRTAIDKLPFVTGLGDGTLDREKFVHYLAQDAHYLRDYARALASAAAKADRPQDIAFFAKSAHDAVVVESSLHESNVVDVDAWTPSPTCTGYTSYLLSVAHTQGYPELAAAVLPCFWIYAEVGRALLEQAGDLAAHPYGDWIGTYADEEFEAATEHARQIVNRLADQVDPATRARMRTAFTTASTWEWMFWDAAWRMESWPFDTAPAQVSEPAK; encoded by the coding sequence ATGACCACGACCTTCTGCGACGAGCTGTGGACCGACACGGCCGGGATACGTACGGCCATCGACAAGCTGCCGTTCGTCACGGGCCTCGGCGACGGCACCCTGGACCGGGAGAAGTTCGTCCACTACCTGGCCCAGGACGCCCACTACCTGCGCGACTACGCCCGCGCGCTGGCCAGCGCCGCCGCGAAGGCGGACCGGCCGCAGGACATCGCGTTCTTCGCGAAGTCCGCCCACGACGCCGTCGTCGTCGAGAGCTCCCTGCACGAGAGCAACGTCGTCGACGTCGACGCCTGGACACCCTCCCCCACCTGCACCGGATACACCTCCTACCTGCTGTCCGTCGCCCACACCCAGGGCTACCCCGAGCTGGCCGCCGCGGTCCTGCCCTGCTTCTGGATCTACGCGGAGGTGGGCCGGGCGCTCCTCGAACAGGCCGGTGACCTCGCCGCCCACCCGTACGGCGACTGGATCGGCACGTACGCCGACGAGGAGTTCGAAGCCGCCACCGAGCACGCCCGACAGATCGTCAACCGGCTCGCGGACCAGGTCGACCCGGCCACCCGCGCCCGGATGCGCACGGCCTTCACGACCGCGTCCACCTGGGAGTGGATGTTCTGGGACGCCGCCTGGCGGATGGAGTCCTGGCCCTTCGACACCGCTCCCGCCCAGGTTTCGGAGCCCGCGAAGTGA
- a CDS encoding bifunctional hydroxymethylpyrimidine kinase/phosphomethylpyrimidine kinase: protein MHIHAVPAAFVTEQLHTLFADVPVDAVVAAAVADALERHRPRYVVLAPVMVSTSGHRLLATDAVAVPRDRSQRDDWQTAVRAAQEHLTGALRAADTPRVGSDHGPVHHFHPYWS from the coding sequence ATCCATATCCATGCCGTACCCGCGGCGTTCGTCACCGAACAGCTCCACACACTCTTCGCCGACGTCCCGGTGGACGCCGTCGTCGCGGCAGCCGTCGCGGACGCCCTGGAGCGGCACCGTCCCCGGTACGTCGTCCTCGCCCCCGTGATGGTCTCGACCAGCGGCCACCGCCTCCTCGCCACCGACGCGGTGGCGGTGCCGCGCGACCGCTCGCAGCGCGACGACTGGCAGACCGCCGTCCGCGCCGCGCAGGAGCACCTGACGGGGGCTCTGCGCGCTGCCGACACCCCGCGGGTCGGCAGCGACCACGGTCCCGTCCACCACTTCCACCCGTACTGGAGCTGA